A genomic stretch from Solanum stenotomum isolate F172 chromosome 8, ASM1918654v1, whole genome shotgun sequence includes:
- the LOC125872882 gene encoding phosphatidylcholine:diacylglycerol cholinephosphotransferase 1-like translates to MNVENLHLRYSSSSSLNTRSHCSVNELQFENMEMKDDNKITDMKKRPPSEFGDSGWLSNTFFMRLTARDVFGVVKYHPIPCIFATTLFFFMGVEYTLHMVPSSSPPFDLGFIATRPLHRLLDSKPALNTVLAGLNTGFVGMQMVYIVWAFLIEGRPRATIATLFMFTCRGILGYSTQLPLPEDFLGSGADFPVGNVSFFLFYSGHVAASVIASLDMKRMQRWKLSYLFDTLNVLQTVRLLSTRGHYTIDLAVGVGAGILFDSLSGKYEENKKKELLADSPDGTTNGAFHNSKLHENGEYLSVSAD, encoded by the exons ATGAACGTAGAAAATCTCCATCTTCGTTATTCTTCTTCATCTAGCCTCAACACTAGATCACATTGCTCCGTTAACGAACTCCAATTTGAAAACATGGAAATGAAAGACGACAATAAAATTACTGACATGAAGAAAAGACCGCCCTCAGAATTCGGTGATTCAGGGTGGTTGAGCAATACATTTTTCATGAGATTGACGGCTAGGGATGTATTCGGTGTGGTGAAGTACCATCCTATACCGTGCATCTTCGCTACCACGTTGTTCTTCTTCATGGGCGTGGAATACACTCTTCATATGGTTCCATCTTCGTCCCCGCCTTTCGATCTGGGATTCATTGCTACGCGTCCCCTGCATCGTTTGCTTGATTCGAAACCCGCTCTCAACACTGTTCTTGCTGGCCTTAATACG GGGTTTGTTGGGATGCAAATGGTGTACATAGTATGGGCTTTCTTAATTGAAGGGCGACCAAGAGCGACTATTGCAACTCTGTTCATGTTTACATGTAGAGGTATTCTTGGATATTCTACGCAGCTGCCATTACCAGAG GATTTCCTGGGGTCGGGAGCTGATTTTCCAGTAGGAAATGTGTCGTTTTTCTTGTTCTATTCGGGGCATGTTGCAGCATCAGTGATTGCATCGCTGGATATGAAACGTATGCAGAGATGGAAATTGTCTTATTTATTTGACACCTTGAACGTATTGCAGACGGTGAGATTGTTGAGTACAAGGGGCCATTACACTATTGATTTGGCTGTTGGAGTTGGTGCTGGAATTTTGTTTGATTCTCTGTCTGGAAAATATGAGGAGAATAAGAAAAAGGAATTGCTTGCAGATAGTCCTGATGGCACTACTAACGGTGCGTTTCATAACTCGAAATTGCACGAAAATGGTGAATATTTAAGTGTCTCTGCAGATTAG
- the LOC125872881 gene encoding methyl-CpG-binding domain-containing protein 11-like has protein sequence MASPMEKGSHDDEIVSVELAAPPSWKKLFTPKQGGTPKKSEVVFITPTGEEVKNRKQLEQYLKAHPGNPTIAEFDWSTGETPRRSARISEKVKAMRPPSLLESPKKKRRTSSGTKKVSKEKDAAKAEKESSETKGMESSKEENENLGKKAGEAEGEMEDEGKKEVEAVVEDERIEDAKLPPAEKPDSESEEFHSADDGNQDKSENAEAEMEDKKKKEVEAVEEDECLKGAELPSGDKPEPESEEVHSADVGKQNKSENADIEEKLVSQNKPEEVAAEGTNVTIGVSANQAEHAVNGVSKDAHSNDSEDRPKEEKETEGTDLAMENNNINQPGLVHSQQHQSPAPISC, from the exons ATGGCAAGTCCTATGGAGAAGGGGAGTCATGATGATGAAATTGTGTCGGTGGAGCTTGCTGCACCTCCTTCATGGAAAAAATTG TTCACCCCAAAGCAAGGGGGTACACCAAAGAAGAGTGAGGTTGTATTTATCACTCCAACAGGAGAGGAGGTCAAAAACCGCAAACAGTTGGAGCAGTATCTCAAAGCACATCCTGGAAACCCTACTATTGCAGAATTTGATTGGAGTACTGGTGAGACTCCAAGGAGATCAGCGAGGATCAGTGAGAAGGTCAAGGCAATGAGACCACCTTCACTACTTGAATCACCAAAGAAAAAACGCCGGACATCATCTGGTACAAAGAAAGTTAGCAAGGAAAAGGATGCTGCAAAAGCTGAGAAGGAAAGTTCAGAAACTAAAGGGATGGAATCTtccaaagaagaaaatgaaaacttGGGGAAGAAAGCTGGAGAAGCAGAAGGTGAAATGGAGGACGAGGGGAAGAAAGAGGTGGAAGCTGTGGTAGAAGATGAGCGCATAGAGGATGCTAAACTGCCCCCTGCGGAGAAGCCAGATTCTGAATCTGAGGAATTTCACAGTGCTGATGACGGCAATCAGGACAAGTCGGAAAATGCAGAAGCTGAAATGGaggacaagaagaagaaagaggtgGAAGCTGTGGAAGAGGATGAGTGCTTAAAAGGTGCTGAACTGCCCTCTGGGGACAAGCCAGAGCCTGAATCTGAGGAAGTTCACAGTGCTGATGTTGGTAAACAGAACAAGTCAGAAAATGCAGATATTGAGGAAAAGCTGGTGTCTCAAAACAAACCAGAAGAAGTCGCTGCGGAAGGGACCAATGTCACCATAGGAGTAAGTGCCAACCAAGCAGAACATGCTGTTAACGGGGTATCTAAGGATGCCCACAGCAATGATAGTGAAGATAGgccaaaagaggagaaagaaacGGAAGGAACTGATTTAGCTatggaaaataacaatattaacCAACCAGGGTTGGTTCATTCACAGCAGCATCAATCACCTGCGCCTATTAGCTGTTGA